From a region of the Mycobacterium intracellulare ATCC 13950 genome:
- the recR gene encoding recombination mediator RecR, with product MFEGPVQDLIDELGKLPGIGPKSAQRIAFHLLSVEPPDIDRLTAVLAKVRDGVRFCAVCGNVSDNERCRICADPRRDGSQVCVVEEPKDVQAVERTREFRGRYHVLGGALDPLSGVGPDQLRIRELLSRIGERVDDVDITEVIIATDPNTEGEATATYLVRMLRDIPGLTVTRIASGLPMGGDLEFADELTLGRALAGRRAMV from the coding sequence ATGTTCGAAGGACCCGTCCAGGATTTGATCGACGAGCTGGGCAAGCTGCCCGGCATCGGGCCCAAGAGCGCCCAGCGCATCGCCTTCCACCTGCTGTCGGTTGAGCCGCCGGACATCGACCGGCTGACCGCGGTGCTGGCCAAGGTGCGCGACGGCGTGCGGTTCTGTGCGGTGTGCGGCAACGTCTCCGACAACGAACGGTGCCGGATCTGCGCCGATCCGCGGCGGGACGGGTCGCAGGTTTGCGTCGTCGAGGAACCGAAGGACGTGCAGGCCGTCGAGCGCACCCGCGAATTCCGCGGCCGCTATCACGTGCTGGGCGGGGCGCTCGATCCGCTGTCCGGGGTGGGGCCCGACCAGCTGCGGATCCGCGAGCTGCTGAGCCGGATCGGGGAGCGGGTCGACGACGTCGACATCACCGAGGTGATCATCGCCACCGACCCGAACACCGAGGGCGAGGCGACGGCCACCTACCTGGTGCGGATGCTGCGTGACATCCCCGGCCTGACCGTGACGCGGATCGCCTCCGGGCTGCCGATGGGCGGTGACCTGGAGTTCGCCGACGAGCTGACGCTCGGCCGCGCGCTGGCCGGCCGCCGGGCCATGGTCTGA
- a CDS encoding type 1 glutamine amidotransferase, which produces MGTYGDGGNALVLRQRLLLRGIPAEIVEITLADPVPESLDLYTLGGAEDYAQRLATRHLIKHPGLQRAAERGAPVLAICAAVQVLGHWYETSAGERVDGVGMLDATTSPQAARTIGELATRPLLAGLTERLTGFENHRGGTVLGPSASPLGAVVKGAGNRSGDGFDGAVQGSVIATYMHGPCLARNPQLADLLLGSVVGELPPLPMPEVDLLRRERLAAR; this is translated from the coding sequence ATGGGCACCTACGGCGACGGCGGCAACGCCCTGGTGTTGCGCCAGCGGCTACTGCTGCGCGGCATCCCCGCCGAGATCGTCGAGATCACCCTGGCCGACCCGGTGCCGGAGTCGTTGGACCTCTACACGCTGGGCGGGGCCGAGGATTATGCGCAACGGCTGGCCACCCGTCACCTGATCAAGCACCCGGGCCTGCAGCGCGCCGCGGAACGCGGCGCGCCGGTGCTGGCGATCTGCGCGGCCGTCCAGGTGCTCGGGCACTGGTACGAGACCTCGGCCGGGGAACGCGTGGACGGCGTGGGCATGCTGGACGCGACGACGTCGCCGCAAGCGGCGCGCACCATCGGCGAGCTGGCGACCAGGCCGCTGTTGGCGGGCCTGACCGAGCGCCTCACCGGGTTCGAGAACCACCGCGGGGGCACCGTGCTGGGCCCGTCGGCGTCGCCGCTGGGCGCGGTGGTCAAGGGCGCCGGCAACCGGTCCGGGGACGGATTCGACGGCGCGGTGCAGGGCAGCGTGATCGCGACGTACATGCACGGGCCGTGCCTGGCCCGCAACCCGCAGCTGGCCGACCTGCTGCTGGGTTCGGTGGTCGGTGAGCTGCCGCCGCTGCCGATGCCGGAAGTGGACCTGCTGCGCCGCGAGCGGTTAGCGGCGCGCTAG
- a CDS encoding Mur ligase family protein — translation MVTTRARLALAAGASARWASRVTGRGAGAMIGGLIAMTLDRSVLRQLAAGRRTVVVTGTNGKSTTTRMTSAALATLGPVATNAEGANMDAGLVAALAANRQASLAALEVDEMHVPHVSDAVEPSVVVLLNLSRDQLDRVGEINVIERTLRAGLARHPNAVVVANCDDVLMTSAAYDSPNVVWVAAGGSWSNDSVSCPRSGEVIVRERGHWFSTGADFKRPSPQWWFDDHTLHGPDGLSLPMRLTLPGAVNRGNAAQAVAAAVALGADPAAAVAAVSSVDEVAGRYRTVRVGEHEVRMLLAKNPAGWQEALSMVDKRAAGVVISVNGQVPDGEDLSWLWDVRFEHFEQTEVVAAGERGTDLAVRLGYAGVEHTLVHDTVAAIASCPPGRVEVVANYTAFLQLQRALARRG, via the coding sequence GTGGTCACCACCCGCGCCCGCCTGGCCCTCGCCGCGGGAGCGAGCGCGCGCTGGGCGTCGCGGGTGACCGGCCGCGGGGCCGGCGCGATGATCGGCGGGCTGATCGCGATGACGCTGGACCGCTCGGTTCTCCGGCAGCTCGCCGCCGGGCGGCGCACGGTCGTCGTTACCGGCACCAACGGCAAATCGACCACCACCCGGATGACGTCGGCCGCGCTGGCGACGCTGGGCCCGGTCGCCACCAACGCCGAGGGCGCCAACATGGACGCCGGCCTGGTGGCGGCGCTGGCCGCCAACCGGCAGGCGTCCCTGGCCGCGCTGGAAGTCGACGAAATGCACGTCCCCCACGTTTCCGACGCCGTCGAGCCCAGCGTCGTCGTGCTGCTCAACCTGTCGCGCGACCAGCTGGACCGGGTCGGCGAGATCAACGTCATCGAACGAACCCTGCGCGCGGGCCTGGCCCGACACCCGAACGCGGTGGTGGTGGCCAACTGCGACGACGTGCTGATGACGTCGGCCGCCTACGACAGCCCCAACGTGGTGTGGGTGGCCGCCGGGGGTTCGTGGTCGAACGACTCGGTGAGCTGCCCGCGCAGCGGCGAGGTCATCGTCCGCGAGCGCGGCCACTGGTTCTCCACCGGCGCCGACTTCAAGCGGCCCAGCCCGCAGTGGTGGTTCGACGATCACACGCTGCACGGCCCGGACGGGTTGTCCCTGCCGATGCGGTTGACGCTGCCGGGCGCGGTGAACCGGGGCAACGCCGCCCAGGCCGTGGCCGCCGCGGTCGCCCTGGGCGCGGATCCGGCGGCGGCGGTCGCGGCCGTCTCGTCCGTCGACGAGGTCGCGGGGCGCTACCGGACCGTCCGCGTCGGCGAGCACGAGGTGCGGATGCTGCTGGCCAAGAATCCGGCAGGCTGGCAGGAGGCGCTGTCGATGGTGGACAAGCGCGCCGCCGGGGTCGTCATCTCCGTCAACGGCCAGGTGCCTGACGGGGAGGACCTGTCGTGGTTGTGGGACGTGCGTTTCGAACACTTCGAGCAGACGGAAGTCGTGGCCGCCGGCGAGCGCGGCACCGACCTCGCGGTGCGCCTCGGCTACGCGGGGGTCGAGCACACCTTGGTGCACGACACCGTCGCCGCGATCGCGTCGTGCCCACCCGGGCGGGTTGAGGTTGTCGCCAATTACACCGCGTTCCTCCAGCTGCAACGAGCGTTGGCGCGCCGTGGCTGA
- a CDS encoding DEDDh family exonuclease yields the protein MSAVCWGRPASEPDAGWAVIDVETSGFRPGQARIISLAVLGLDADGEVEQSVVSLLNPGVDPGPTHVHGLTAAMLEDQPQFADIAPDVIDVLRGRTLVAHNVAFDYAFLAAEAELADIELPVDSVMCTVELARRLDLGVDNLRLETLAAHWSVTQERPHDAFDDAMVLTGVLASALKLARDGDVWLPVHPVTRRRWPNGRVTHDELRPLKVLASRMPCPYLNPGPYVGGRPLVQGMRVALAAEVGRTHEELVERILHAGLAYSEAVDRETSLVVCNDPAPEQGKGYLARKLGVPVISDATFMDCVRAVIGGTSMDEFADTTNSDPQLALF from the coding sequence ATGAGCGCGGTGTGCTGGGGGCGGCCTGCCAGCGAGCCGGACGCGGGCTGGGCCGTGATCGACGTCGAAACCTCGGGTTTCCGGCCAGGTCAGGCGCGGATCATCAGCCTCGCGGTGCTCGGTCTGGACGCCGACGGCGAGGTCGAACAGTCGGTGGTGAGCCTGCTCAACCCCGGCGTCGATCCGGGGCCCACTCACGTGCACGGTCTGACCGCCGCCATGCTGGAAGACCAACCGCAGTTCGCCGACATCGCTCCAGACGTGATCGACGTGCTGCGCGGCCGCACGCTGGTGGCCCACAACGTGGCGTTCGACTACGCCTTTCTTGCGGCCGAGGCCGAACTCGCCGACATCGAACTTCCCGTCGACTCGGTGATGTGCACGGTCGAGCTGGCCCGGCGGCTGGACCTCGGCGTCGACAACCTGCGGCTGGAGACGCTGGCGGCGCATTGGAGCGTGACCCAGGAGCGCCCCCACGACGCCTTCGACGACGCCATGGTGCTGACCGGAGTGCTGGCCTCGGCGCTCAAGCTGGCCCGCGACGGCGACGTCTGGCTGCCGGTGCATCCGGTGACCCGGCGCCGCTGGCCGAACGGCCGGGTGACCCACGACGAGCTGCGGCCGCTGAAGGTGCTGGCCTCCCGGATGCCCTGCCCGTATCTCAACCCCGGCCCCTACGTGGGCGGGCGGCCCCTCGTCCAGGGCATGCGGGTGGCGCTGGCCGCCGAGGTCGGCCGCACCCACGAGGAACTCGTCGAGCGGATCCTGCACGCCGGTCTGGCCTACAGCGAGGCCGTCGACCGGGAGACCTCGCTGGTGGTCTGCAACGACCCCGCGCCCGAGCAGGGCAAGGGCTATCTGGCCCGGAAGTTGGGGGTGCCGGTGATCTCCGACGCGACCTTCATGGACTGCGTCCGAGCCGTCATCGGCGGCACCAGCATGGATGAATTCGCCGACACCACCAACTCCGACCCGCAGCTCGCGCTCTTCTGA
- the leuA gene encoding 2-isopropylmalate synthase: protein MRRSEVPSDIPGAITVTSNSDAFSSTRSIVKPAGPPGPGQPAWNPQRGSSMPVSRYRPFAEEVEPIRLADRTWPDRVITSAPLWCAVDLRDGNQALIDPMSPARKRRMFDLLVRMGYKEIEVGFPSASQTDFDFVREIITDGAIPDDVTIQVLTQCRPELIERTFEACQGAPQAIVHFYNSTSILQRRVVFRAEKAAVQDIATAGARKCVEEAAKYPGTRWRFEYSPESYTGTELEYAKQVCDAVGEIIGPTPENPIIFNLPATVEMATPNVYADSIEWMSRNLANRESVILSLHPHNDRGTAVAAAELGYQAGADRIEGCLFGNGERTGNVCLVTLGLNLFSRGVDPQIDFSNIDEIRRTVEYCNQLPVHERHPYGGDLVYTAFSGSHQDAINKGLDQMKVDADAADTDVEDMLWQVPYLPIDPKDVGRTYEAVIRVNSQSGKGGVAYIMKADHGLALPRRLQIEFSQVVQKITDGEGGEVSPKEMWDAFSEEYLAPVWPLERVKQRVDASEEDSGVTSIAATVKINGVETEISGSGNGPLAAFVHALGDVGFDVAVLDYSEHAMSSGDDAQAAAYVEASVSIASAAEPGEAGRRPSGPVSIASAAEPGEAGRRPSGPVSIASAAEPGEAGRHPSDPVSIASAAEPGEAGRHPSGPVGARTVWGVGIAPSITTASLRAVVSAVNRAARA from the coding sequence ATGCGCCGGTCTGAGGTTCCTTCTGATATCCCCGGAGCAATTACCGTGACTTCCAATTCCGACGCATTCAGCTCGACACGCAGCATCGTCAAACCCGCGGGCCCGCCGGGGCCCGGGCAGCCCGCATGGAACCCCCAGCGCGGCTCGTCGATGCCGGTCAGCCGGTACCGGCCCTTCGCCGAAGAGGTCGAGCCGATCCGGCTCGCCGATCGCACCTGGCCCGACCGGGTCATCACCAGCGCGCCGCTGTGGTGCGCGGTGGACCTGCGCGACGGCAACCAGGCGCTGATCGACCCGATGAGCCCGGCCCGCAAGCGCCGCATGTTCGATCTGCTGGTCCGCATGGGCTACAAGGAGATCGAGGTCGGGTTCCCGTCGGCCAGCCAAACCGACTTCGACTTCGTCCGCGAGATCATCACCGACGGCGCCATCCCCGACGACGTCACCATCCAGGTGCTGACCCAGTGCCGGCCGGAACTGATCGAGCGCACGTTCGAGGCGTGCCAGGGCGCGCCGCAGGCCATCGTGCACTTCTACAACTCGACGTCAATCCTGCAGCGCCGCGTCGTATTTCGCGCCGAGAAGGCCGCGGTGCAAGACATCGCGACCGCGGGCGCCCGCAAGTGCGTCGAGGAGGCCGCCAAGTACCCGGGCACGCGGTGGCGGTTCGAGTATTCGCCGGAGTCCTACACCGGAACCGAGCTGGAGTACGCCAAGCAGGTGTGCGACGCCGTCGGCGAAATCATCGGGCCCACACCGGAAAACCCGATCATCTTCAACCTGCCCGCCACCGTGGAGATGGCCACCCCGAACGTCTACGCCGATTCGATCGAGTGGATGAGCCGCAACCTGGCCAACCGGGAATCGGTCATCCTGAGCCTGCATCCTCACAACGACCGCGGAACCGCCGTTGCCGCAGCGGAATTGGGCTACCAGGCGGGTGCCGACCGGATCGAGGGCTGCCTGTTCGGCAACGGTGAGCGCACCGGCAACGTCTGCCTGGTGACGCTGGGGCTGAACCTGTTCTCGCGCGGCGTGGACCCGCAGATCGACTTCTCCAACATCGACGAGATCCGCCGCACGGTGGAGTACTGCAACCAGCTGCCGGTCCACGAGCGCCACCCCTACGGCGGTGACCTGGTCTACACCGCGTTCTCCGGTAGCCACCAGGACGCCATCAACAAGGGCCTGGACCAGATGAAGGTCGACGCGGATGCCGCGGACACCGACGTCGAGGACATGCTCTGGCAGGTGCCGTATCTGCCGATCGACCCCAAGGATGTCGGGCGCACCTACGAGGCGGTGATCCGGGTCAACTCGCAGTCCGGCAAGGGCGGGGTGGCCTACATCATGAAGGCCGATCACGGCCTGGCCCTGCCGCGGCGGCTGCAGATCGAGTTCTCCCAGGTGGTGCAGAAGATCACCGACGGCGAGGGCGGCGAGGTCTCGCCGAAGGAGATGTGGGACGCGTTCTCCGAGGAGTATCTGGCCCCGGTGTGGCCGCTGGAGCGGGTGAAGCAGCGGGTCGACGCTTCGGAGGAGGACAGCGGCGTCACCAGCATCGCCGCGACCGTCAAGATCAACGGGGTGGAGACCGAGATCAGTGGGTCCGGCAACGGCCCGCTGGCCGCGTTCGTCCACGCGCTGGGCGATGTCGGATTCGACGTGGCCGTGCTGGATTACTCCGAGCACGCGATGAGTTCCGGTGACGACGCGCAGGCCGCGGCCTACGTGGAGGCGTCGGTGTCGATCGCGAGCGCGGCGGAGCCGGGCGAAGCGGGTCGGCGCCCATCGGGTCCGGTGTCGATCGCGAGCGCGGCGGAGCCGGGCGAAGCGGGTCGGCGCCCATCGGGTCCGGTGTCGATCGCGAGCGCGGCGGAGCCGGGCGAAGCGGGTCGGCACCCATCGGATCCGGTGTCGATCGCGAGCGCGGCGGAGCCGGGCGAAGCGGGTCGGCACCCATCGGGTCCGGTGGGCGCTCGCACGGTGTGGGGTGTCGGCATCGCGCCGTCGATCACCACAGCGTCGCTGCGTGCGGTCGTGTCGGCGGTCAACCGCGCGGCTCGCGCCTGA
- a CDS encoding aspartate kinase: protein MALVVQKYGGSSVANADRIRRVAERIVATKKQGNDVVVVVSAMGDTTDDLMDLAQQVCPAPPPRELDMLLTAGERISNALVAMAIESLGAQARSFTGSQAGVITTGTHGNAKIIDVTPGRLQAALDEGRVVLVAGFQGVSQDTRDVTTLGRGGSDTTAVALAAALRADVCEIYTDVDGIFSADPRIVHNARKLDTVTFEEMLEMAACGAKVLMLRCVEYARRYNIPVHVRSSYSENPGTVVVGSIKDIAMEDPILTGVAHDRSEAKVTVVGIPDIPGYAARVFRALADADVNIDMVLQNVSKVEDGKTDITFTCSRDSGPTAVAKLDALKDEIGFSQLLYDDHVGKVSLIGAGMRSHPGVTATFCESLAEVGVNIELISTSEIRISVLCRDTELDKAVVALHEAFGLGGEESATVYAGTGR, encoded by the coding sequence GTGGCGCTCGTCGTGCAGAAGTACGGCGGATCCTCAGTGGCGAACGCCGATCGGATCCGGCGCGTGGCCGAGCGCATCGTCGCTACCAAGAAGCAGGGCAACGACGTCGTCGTCGTCGTCTCCGCCATGGGTGATACCACCGACGACCTGATGGACCTGGCCCAGCAGGTGTGCCCGGCCCCGCCGCCGCGCGAACTCGACATGCTGCTGACCGCCGGTGAGCGCATCTCCAATGCCCTGGTCGCGATGGCCATCGAATCGCTCGGTGCGCAGGCCCGCTCGTTCACGGGTTCGCAGGCCGGCGTGATCACCACCGGTACCCACGGCAACGCCAAGATCATCGACGTCACGCCGGGGCGGCTGCAGGCCGCGCTCGACGAGGGACGCGTCGTGCTGGTGGCCGGGTTCCAGGGCGTCAGCCAGGACACCCGGGACGTCACCACGCTGGGCCGCGGCGGCTCGGACACCACCGCGGTGGCGCTGGCCGCGGCGCTGCGCGCCGACGTCTGCGAGATCTACACCGACGTCGACGGCATCTTCAGCGCCGACCCCAGGATCGTGCACAACGCCCGCAAGCTGGACACGGTCACCTTCGAAGAAATGCTCGAGATGGCGGCTTGCGGCGCCAAGGTTTTGATGCTGCGCTGCGTGGAATACGCGCGCCGCTACAACATTCCGGTGCACGTCCGATCCTCGTATTCGGAAAACCCAGGCACCGTCGTCGTCGGATCGATCAAGGACATAGCCATGGAAGACCCCATCCTGACCGGAGTCGCGCACGACCGCAGCGAGGCCAAGGTGACCGTCGTCGGCATCCCCGACATCCCCGGATATGCCGCCCGCGTCTTCCGGGCGCTCGCCGACGCCGACGTGAACATCGACATGGTGTTGCAGAACGTCTCCAAGGTCGAGGACGGCAAGACCGACATCACCTTCACCTGCTCGCGCGACAGCGGGCCCACCGCGGTGGCCAAGCTCGACGCGCTCAAGGACGAGATCGGGTTCAGCCAGCTGCTCTACGACGACCACGTCGGCAAGGTGTCGCTGATCGGGGCGGGCATGCGCAGCCACCCCGGGGTCACCGCCACCTTCTGCGAGTCCCTGGCCGAGGTGGGCGTCAACATCGAGCTGATCTCCACCTCCGAGATCCGCATCTCGGTGCTGTGCCGCGACACGGAACTGGACAAGGCCGTCGTGGCGTTGCACGAGGCGTTCGGGCTCGGCGGCGAGGAGTCGGCGACGGTGTATGCGGGGACGGGTAGATAG
- a CDS encoding aspartate-semialdehyde dehydrogenase has product MVAIGVVGATGQVGQVMRRLLDERDFPATSVRFFASARSQGRKLEFRGQEIEVEDAATADPSGLDIALFSAGKTMSLVQAPRFAAAGVTVIDNSSAWRKDPDVPLVVSEVNFARDAANRPKGIIANPNCTTMAAMPVLKVLHDEAGLQRLVVSSYQAVSGSGIAGVQELSTQARAVVDDAEQLVQDGGAVQFPAPKTYVAPIAFNVVPLAGSLEDDGSGETDEDQKLRHESRKILGIPDLAVSGTCVRVPVFTGHSLSINAEFARPLSPQRARELLDGAPGVKVVDVPTPLAAAGADESLVGRIRQDPGVPDGRGLALFVSGDNLRKGAALNTIQIAELLAAEL; this is encoded by the coding sequence ATGGTTGCCATCGGTGTGGTGGGCGCCACCGGCCAGGTCGGCCAGGTGATGCGCAGGTTGCTCGACGAGCGGGACTTCCCCGCGACGTCGGTGCGGTTCTTCGCGTCGGCGCGCTCGCAGGGCCGCAAGTTGGAGTTCCGCGGCCAGGAGATCGAGGTCGAAGACGCCGCAACGGCCGACCCCAGCGGGCTGGACATCGCGTTGTTCTCCGCCGGCAAGACGATGTCGCTGGTGCAGGCGCCGCGGTTCGCCGCGGCCGGGGTGACGGTGATCGACAACTCGTCGGCCTGGCGCAAGGACCCCGACGTGCCGCTGGTGGTCTCCGAGGTGAACTTCGCCCGCGATGCCGCCAACCGGCCGAAGGGCATCATCGCCAACCCGAACTGCACGACCATGGCCGCAATGCCGGTGCTCAAGGTGCTGCACGACGAGGCCGGCCTGCAACGGCTGGTGGTGTCGAGCTATCAGGCGGTCTCCGGCAGCGGGATCGCCGGAGTCCAGGAGCTGTCCACGCAGGCCCGCGCGGTCGTCGACGACGCCGAGCAGCTGGTGCAGGACGGCGGCGCCGTGCAGTTCCCGGCGCCCAAGACCTACGTGGCGCCCATCGCCTTCAACGTCGTGCCGCTGGCCGGATCGTTGGAGGACGACGGGTCCGGCGAGACCGACGAGGACCAGAAGCTGCGCCACGAGAGCCGCAAGATCCTCGGCATCCCCGACCTGGCGGTCAGCGGCACCTGCGTGCGAGTGCCGGTGTTCACCGGGCACTCGCTGTCGATCAACGCCGAGTTCGCGCGGCCGCTGTCGCCGCAGCGCGCCCGCGAGCTGCTCGACGGCGCGCCCGGCGTCAAGGTGGTCGACGTGCCGACCCCGTTGGCGGCCGCCGGCGCCGACGAATCCCTCGTCGGCCGGATCCGGCAGGATCCGGGGGTGCCCGACGGCCGCGGCCTGGCCCTGTTCGTCTCGGGAGACAACCTGCGCAAGGGGGCGGCGCTGAACACCATCCAGATCGCCGAGTTACTCGCCGCCGAGTTGTGA
- a CDS encoding DUF4185 domain-containing protein: MSSATRFSLLVASLLAPQWFWAAHADPPAPAPEPILQPLAPGQVLRIGPTAGTGTPTGDYGIGATDLCEFVEFPTELLQVCGDSFAGQGVGFGGWYAPVALHVDTASVDDPAGVRYTGVTGIAHPLLADPAPPDSSQLPAGVVQINRRNYLMVTTTKDLEPQSSRLVTAEPARAGWQTIPGSKRPASYQGGSQTQISGYYDPIPTPESPSGWVYIVADSFTRRDPVVLYRATPQTFTDRSRWQGWAAGASGGWGKPPTPLWPDAVGEMCIRQIDGKAVLSYFNAVTGNMEVRVADDPTALGDAPVTTVVQHDEWPEPAESLPPPYDNRLAQPYGGYISPGSTLDELRIFVSQWDTRARVAAPYRVIQFAVNPFKPE, encoded by the coding sequence GTGAGTTCCGCGACGCGGTTCTCGCTACTTGTGGCATCTTTGCTTGCGCCGCAATGGTTTTGGGCCGCGCATGCCGATCCGCCGGCGCCCGCCCCGGAACCAATCCTGCAGCCGCTGGCGCCCGGTCAGGTGCTGCGGATCGGTCCGACCGCCGGAACCGGAACTCCCACAGGCGATTACGGCATCGGCGCGACCGACCTGTGTGAATTCGTCGAATTCCCCACCGAACTGCTGCAGGTCTGCGGCGACAGCTTCGCCGGCCAGGGCGTCGGGTTCGGCGGCTGGTATGCGCCCGTCGCGCTGCACGTCGACACCGCGTCGGTCGACGACCCGGCCGGGGTGCGCTACACCGGCGTCACCGGGATAGCCCACCCGCTGCTGGCCGACCCCGCTCCGCCGGATTCCTCGCAACTGCCCGCCGGGGTGGTGCAGATCAACCGGCGCAACTACCTGATGGTGACGACGACGAAGGACCTGGAGCCGCAGAGCTCCCGGCTGGTGACCGCCGAACCGGCGCGCGCGGGCTGGCAGACGATCCCGGGTTCGAAGCGGCCCGCCTCGTATCAAGGCGGCTCGCAGACGCAGATCAGCGGGTATTACGACCCGATCCCGACCCCGGAATCGCCGAGCGGATGGGTGTACATCGTGGCCGACAGCTTCACCCGTCGGGACCCCGTGGTCCTGTATCGCGCCACACCGCAAACGTTCACCGACCGGTCCCGCTGGCAGGGCTGGGCGGCCGGCGCGAGCGGGGGGTGGGGCAAGCCGCCGACACCGCTGTGGCCGGACGCGGTGGGCGAGATGTGCATCAGGCAGATCGACGGCAAGGCCGTGTTGTCCTACTTCAATGCCGTCACGGGCAACATGGAGGTCCGGGTGGCCGACGACCCGACGGCGCTGGGTGACGCGCCGGTCACCACGGTGGTGCAGCACGACGAGTGGCCGGAGCCCGCGGAAAGCCTGCCGCCGCCGTACGACAACCGGCTCGCGCAACCGTACGGCGGCTACATCTCGCCCGGTTCCACGCTGGACGAGCTGCGAATCTTCGTGAGCCAGTGGGACACCCGCGCGCGAGTGGCCGCGCCGTACCGGGTCATCCAGTTCGCGGTCAATCCGTTCAAGCCCGAGTAG
- a CDS encoding sensor domain-containing protein — translation MTMRATQVHRAVLTVGFAVAGTVAPAVAAAHPSEPGVVNYAVLGKGSVGNIVGGPMGWESVFTQPGQGPWVDLPECNNWADIGLSEVYDDPDLASFNGAVTQTSANDQTHLVKQAVGVFATPDAAARAFHRVVDRTVGCSGQTTAIHLDNGSTQVWSFDGGPAGPADENWTKQEAGTDRRCFDQTRLRENVLLQAKVCQPGNAGPAVNVLAGAMQNALGQ, via the coding sequence ATGACCATGCGGGCCACGCAGGTGCACCGCGCCGTACTCACCGTCGGGTTCGCGGTGGCGGGCACCGTCGCGCCCGCAGTCGCCGCCGCGCACCCGTCGGAGCCGGGCGTGGTGAACTACGCCGTCCTGGGCAAGGGGTCGGTCGGCAACATCGTCGGCGGACCCATGGGCTGGGAGTCGGTGTTCACCCAGCCCGGACAGGGCCCCTGGGTGGACCTCCCGGAGTGCAACAACTGGGCGGACATCGGGCTGTCCGAGGTCTACGACGATCCCGATCTGGCGTCGTTCAACGGGGCCGTCACGCAGACGTCGGCGAATGATCAAACGCACCTGGTCAAGCAGGCGGTCGGGGTGTTCGCCACCCCGGACGCCGCGGCCCGGGCATTTCATCGGGTGGTGGATCGAACGGTCGGCTGTTCCGGTCAGACGACCGCGATACACCTGGACAACGGCAGCACGCAGGTGTGGTCCTTCGACGGCGGGCCGGCCGGGCCCGCCGACGAGAACTGGACCAAGCAGGAGGCGGGCACCGATCGGCGCTGCTTCGATCAAACCAGGCTGCGCGAAAACGTGTTGCTGCAGGCGAAAGTGTGTCAGCCCGGCAACGCCGGGCCCGCCGTGAACGTGCTAGCTGGGGCGATGCAGAACGCGCTGGGTCAGTAG